The following are from one region of the Leishmania braziliensis MHOM/BR/75/M2904 complete genome, chromosome 21 genome:
- a CDS encoding putative 40S ribosomal protein S11, giving the protein MSAVPQYYHAHQVDATIQHQKAYQRQTAVNENMHRPSPKHVNKSGHIRYAKKIGLGFKTPAKALNGKYIDRKCPFTSNVVIRGRILRGIVHSTKMHRTIIIRRNYLHFIKKYQRYQKRHKSLAVHCSPAFDPKQGDEVVVGQCRPLSKTIRYNVLEVVSKSSADKMGKKFAKN; this is encoded by the coding sequence ATGTCCGCTGTGCCTCAGTACTACCATGCGCATCAGGTGGATGCCACCATTCAGCACCAGAAGGCGTATCAGCGCCAGACGGCGGTGAATGAAAACATGCACCGCCCGAGTCCCAAGCACGTCAACAAGTCTGGCCACATCCGCTACGCCAAGAAGATCGGGCTGGGCTTCAAGACCCCGGCGAAGGCGCTGAACGGCAAGTACATCGATCGCAAGTGCCCCTTCACGAGCAACGTGGTGATCCGCGGCCGCATCCTGCGCGGGATTGTGCACTCCACCAAGATGCATCGCACCATCATCATCCGCCGCAACTACCTGCACTTCATCAAGAAGTACCAGCGTTACCAGAAGCGCCACAAGTCCCTGGCTGTGCACTGCAGCCCCGCCTTCGACCCCAAGCAAGGTGATGAAGTCGTTGTTGGCCAGTGCCGCCCACTGAGCAAGACAATCCGCTACAACGTGTTGGAGGTGGTGTCGAAGAGCTCTGCCGACAAGATGGGCAAGAAGTTCGCCAAGAACTAA